In Lolium rigidum isolate FL_2022 chromosome 7, APGP_CSIRO_Lrig_0.1, whole genome shotgun sequence, the DNA window CATATGTCTTTTTATGCTTGTCCCACCGCTAGAAGAAATGTTGCGATGGGGTTGTAATAACACAAAATTTTGTTGCGCCTccaaattttaagttctacaaagATCAGACGATGATAGATGGGCTGATTTTTGCCCGCACTCTGCCCGACTAGCTCTTGGCGCGCATCACCATTATATTGTTTTCCTTTTAAATTAATATGAATGGAAGTCCAACCTACCGGTGAAAAGAGCCTCATAGTCTTTCCACTCTTATCTTTGCATTTGCGGAAGAACGCAATGTTTCTCTTTGTTGTTATGTTTGAATTGGTGAGGGTTCATCTAGGGTCCCAAACTTAATCTTTATGCCCATGTCATAAGTTGCACGTGGTCCAAGCGCCCGACTCCAATCTAAGACTCCAATCCAACGGTCCAATCTTTGGTAGTCCTCAGACCTAGCTTTACTGATAAATTTAATACACAATGCAAATTGCCCACCAAGTATAATCTTTAGACCCATGCCAGAAGGTGTAAGGAGATTGTCTGTTATAGAtgaaggggagagggagggagagagggggggTCGCATGTTGAATTTTAGATATGAATCTATTTTTTTATGGATGACTCCTCCTGAATATCACTTTTGGCAACTTTGTAAGAGGAACACTAGAGAAGACAAATCAGAGCCCAAAGGTACACAACATGGTGGTGCTAGCAAAAAAGGCGGAAACACGAAGACGACACTATCGTCAAGCGACATACAATTGTTCAGTATATTCCGTAGCAGCGCACATATTGTTGAAGTGGTGTAGACCTATTTTGTGTGAGAGAGATTTGAGATGTATAGAACCTTATAAATATATACCTAAATCATTTTGTACAAATTAACAACCAAGAGTCCAATTAGCCCACTCCATGCCATGCAACCATGCCAATTAAGCTATAATCACCTAAAAAATAAGTAGTTGTTATATATGTAACTGACTTAAACTCACTGACTACTTTCATGCAAAAAAATTTTTTTTGCTTGTCTCTcacaaactaatcatccatttttGGGCAGGCCTTTCTCCCGCGTGGGTAGCCTGCTCCAGCTTCTCATCTTTCCTGCTACTCAACAATGTATCTCTTTCGTGCTACTCCACGGTGTATCTCTCTCTTCTTAATTTCTTTTCCATGCGAGATGAGCCAATAAAAACTTCACCGCACCCAATCCATGTATTCTTCTCCACCTCGTCGGTACGGGGCTTCTCCTTATCCGCTCTAATGGAGAGTTCGAGGAGCTCAATAACATGGATGAAGTCATGCTTGGAGTATGAAAATAGGGATATTCCTAACGATGTCACACACCGAAATACGGGTAACCGAGGGGGACCATGTCTGCGGTCGTTTGGTTTGTCATCGAAGTCCACCGAGCAAGATTCGTGGCCGGCAAGCCCAAATCAGCAAAGGGCGCTGCAAGCGTGTATGGTGGTTCTTTTGTACCCATGTGCAACATGTTGTGAAAAGTCTGGCGTATGCTTCAATGGAATTTTTTCATGTTACAAATATGTTATGATCACGCATGTTGTCCACATTTTGTTTTCATGTTGTGTGTGTTGCGTCACATTTTTCAATATATTGTAACCGAAATAGGGATTTGTTGCATGCCTAGATTCTTTTGCAGCATAAGCATATTTACTTGTTGCTAGAAATTTGGATGATTCTTAAGCAATGAAAAATTGTTGCAATGACGTTACAAGAGAACAATAAATGCTGCCAGCAGATGttacaagcaaaaaaaaaatgaaatgttACAAACATACTTTTTTTGCAGCGTTCATATGTAAGAGATTTGCTATTTTAAGTAAATCATCACACCATGGAGAAAGTGGCTGATTTCTCCAGCTGTAGTTGGGTGACACCTAGCACTGGCCAAAATGTTGTTCGGACTCATAATAGAGAGATATCTTAGGTAATAGAGGGGCATTTTGGGACAAACACAAGAAGACGGAACAAACATAAAAAGACTTGTAAACATATACTCAACCAATGGAAAATACATGTAAAAGTAATAAGAATAAATACTTCATTTGTCTTAAAATAATTAATTTGCTCAATTTTTATAGATACAAATATATGTATAACTAAGTAGTACATCTACTTCTAAATCTAAATAGAATTAAGCAGGTTATTTTAGGACACAGGTTTTCACTCTTAAAGGACGGTAAGTCGGTAACAGATTCGGAGGACGGAGGAGTTATAAATACAGTAAATCTTACTATAGTCCGACTCCGGATCAAACGCTCGCAAGTCGGTACAAAAGGCCCGAGAGGCGCAAGCAAGAAACAGTGTTGTTCTAATCGCCCGTCCCGATATTCGTCGTCCTCAAGCCCCGACGACATAttcggggccgcgccgccgcaaAAAGCTCTGCCCCGATTCTAGTACTCCGGAGCTCCGGCGTCGGACTCGGACGGCAATGGTGCGGAAGTCGTCAAAGCTGAGGGGCGGCCCCAGATGTGTCGCGCCCGCGCCGGAGCTCCACTGCAAGGCCCTAAACCCTATCCCCATCCCCGCCGAGATCCCCGAGTGCTCCCGCGCCGCCGAGGCCCCCCTCGACGCCTTTGTGGACATAGTGGACGAGGAGCGCCTCGGGCTCGACGTCCCCGCTGTCGCTGGTGTGGAGGAAGAAATTGTAAGAGCGCTGGCGGAGATGGGCATGGAGTTGACTGAGGAGGAGCTGTGCGCTAACGATCAGATGCAGGAGGACGAGGTGATGTGTCGTTTTCATGCTGTTCGATCAGTAGTTGATGGTAAAGCATAATTGAGTAGCTTCACTCCCTCACGGAAATTTATAAATTAAATGAGTAGATTCTGTGATAGATCACCGTAGTGAACTTTAAGATCTTTTCCGCTACTACTGATTTTGAGGGCCGATTGTGAGGACTGGAATTATGTTTTCAAATTGTCTGAAGTAGCCGCCCCTATTTTCGGTTTATTTTGCGCACCCACAGAAGAGAGATTGTACAGTTAAGCCATGCCTGCTTAATTTTGTGCTGATTTAAAATAGTACTCTACTTATTTTGCTGTTATCCTGCTTTTAAATTGGATGTATGCTTTTTTTTCCTGGAACACACACCAAAGCATGCGTTTAAATTGGACGTGTGGCGATCACTTCTTTTCGTCTGATACAAACTAAACTTTAATGTCCAGATACTTGTCTTGGGAGCAATTTTTGGAGACAGTCTAGTCATGTTAAACAAAAAAGAAGGTCAACGGTCTTTCCAGGTATGACCATCACAATCAATTTTCTAGCCATATTATTGCTAGTAAGGGCAATGTTTCAACCAATATGTTAATGTTGTTACACAGATTCATGTGCATATTGAGATCCCAGATGGTATAGATGTATCGGCAAGGCTCGACTACGGTACTGGAACATTAAATTATGGGGAAGCATGTCATGGTGATGCCTCTGATGATCTTGTGTACAAGTTTAGAGTTGATCATTTGCCTCCAATCCTGCTAACATGCTACCTGCCTCCATCATACCCGAGTCATCAACCTCCAATTTTCACCATCTCCACCGAATGGCTGGGCAAAGTGAAGCTTTCGTCATTATGTCAAATGTTGGATATGATTTGGGAAGAGCAACAGGGCATGGAAGTAATATATCAGTGGGTTCAATGGCTCCAAAACTCTTGCCTTTCTCACCTAGGGTTTAGTGATGAGATAATTTTAAGCAAAGGTGATCTAACCTGTGATGAAGATGGTGAGGATAAGCGTGCTTGTCCAGATGATTCTGCACCTGATGTTATAATTCCAAGGATTATGAGATACAATGATGATAAGCGTCATGAAGCCTTCTTACATGATATCCATGACTGCATGATTTGTTTCAGCGAGTATCCTGGTAAGTCTTAGTTTTCTGCACGACTATATACAGACTTATACTGTGGAAGTCTTGAGCTGTGTTATATTGAAAAACGATTGGTGTGTGATGGCCTTGTGGTTGTACGACAAATATCTGTTGTGGCTAGATATTACCACTCTACGTTCATCTTAGTTCTCATTACCCAATGCATCAGCTAGATATTACCACTCTA includes these proteins:
- the LOC124677368 gene encoding E3 ubiquitin-protein ligase RNF14-like; its protein translation is MVRKSSKLRGGPRCVAPAPELHCKALNPIPIPAEIPECSRAAEAPLDAFVDIVDEERLGLDVPAVAGVEEEIVRALAEMGMELTEEELCANDQMQEDEILVLGAIFGDSLVMLNKKEGQRSFQIHVHIEIPDGIDVSARLDYGTGTLNYGEACHGDASDDLVYKFRVDHLPPILLTCYLPPSYPSHQPPIFTISTEWLGKVKLSSLCQMLDMIWEEQQGMEVIYQWVQWLQNSCLSHLGFSDEIILSKGDLTCDEDGEDKRACPDDSAPDVIIPRIMRYNDDKRHEAFLHDIHDCMICFSEYPGVDFIMLPCHHLFCRKCMQTYCKMHVKEGTVLKLTCPDTTCGGIVSPNILKTLLEEKEFERWEGLLLQRTLDAMNDLVYCPRCETACLEDECNDAVCPSCLFSFCTLCTNHRHVGKECMTAEERIRMLEERLKSRKLQSDQKKIDEARSLQTIMRDAKQCPRCKIAISKIEGCNKMSCTNCGHYFCYQCNSEISGYDHFSYRLGACQLFPQEEIDRWEAQMNPGRRRVQQQVDAPVPAPAPVPEVRYYYPCPTCGKQRAKIGNNNHIRCSSCRTHFCALCRKTVDKTSRHFGPRGCKQHTADQ